In Massilia forsythiae, one DNA window encodes the following:
- a CDS encoding RNA methyltransferase, which translates to MRIDTIRTRLRSLGAMPLHEDRVLRDWVRAMPHDQGRRRPADFLPKPVREALPQLDAELDAMARVIGNHPAEDGSARLLVALADGQTVESVLLPRDGVCVSSQVGCAVGCQFCMTGQGGLVRQVTSGEIVAQVVLARRLRPVKKVVFMGMGEPAHNLDNVLEAIELLGIEGNIAHKNLVFSTVGDARVFERLPLGRVKPALALSLHTTRADLRARLLPRAPRFTAAELVEHGERYARVSAYPIQYQWTLLDGVNDGQDELDAIVDLLRGKYAVLNMIPYNTNPGLPFRRPGWDKARAIAAHLSSRGVLTKLRDSAGQDVDGGCGQLRARAAGGQPVRMQALHRQPKAA; encoded by the coding sequence CCGCACGACCAGGGCCGGCGCCGTCCCGCCGACTTCCTGCCGAAACCGGTGCGCGAGGCGTTGCCGCAACTGGACGCCGAGCTGGACGCCATGGCGCGCGTGATCGGCAACCATCCGGCCGAGGACGGCTCGGCGCGGCTGCTGGTGGCACTGGCCGACGGCCAGACGGTGGAATCGGTGCTGCTGCCGCGCGACGGCGTGTGCGTGTCGAGCCAGGTCGGCTGCGCGGTCGGCTGCCAATTCTGCATGACCGGGCAGGGCGGCCTGGTGCGCCAGGTGACAAGCGGCGAGATCGTGGCGCAGGTGGTGCTGGCGCGGCGCCTGCGGCCGGTCAAGAAGGTGGTGTTCATGGGCATGGGCGAACCGGCCCACAACCTCGACAACGTGCTGGAAGCGATCGAGCTGCTCGGCATCGAGGGCAACATCGCCCACAAGAACCTGGTGTTTTCCACCGTGGGCGATGCGCGCGTGTTCGAGCGCCTGCCGCTGGGGCGCGTCAAGCCGGCGCTGGCGCTGTCGCTGCACACCACCCGGGCCGACCTGCGCGCGCGCCTGCTGCCGCGCGCGCCGCGCTTCACGGCCGCCGAGCTGGTCGAGCACGGCGAGCGCTATGCGCGGGTATCCGCCTATCCGATCCAGTACCAGTGGACGCTGCTGGACGGCGTCAACGACGGCCAGGACGAGCTCGACGCCATCGTCGATCTCTTGCGCGGCAAGTATGCGGTGCTCAACATGATCCCCTACAACACCAATCCCGGCCTGCCGTTTCGCCGCCCCGGCTGGGACAAGGCGCGCGCCATCGCCGCGCACCTGTCCAGCCGCGGCGTGCTGACCAAGCTGCGCGATTCGGCCGGGCAGGACGTCGACGGCGGCTGCGGGCAATTGCGCGCGCGCGCCGCGGGCGGGCAGCCGGTGCGGATGCAGGCGCTGCACAGGCAGCCGAAGGCGGCATGA
- a CDS encoding 2'-5' RNA ligase family protein, whose product MHTDPAPHALQSHYDAIWERSRAAIGTGDIDCDARLLQGPDPRRGLTLIARPGAALAGRFTHLLERLDALEPGQYLHPAVDLHVTVLSLFTVGDDFQPQLARLDDYRDAVRCAVHGLPAFEIDFRGVTASRGAVLAQGYPHGDTLATLRDRLRAELRARALDASLDRRYRLVTAHATLLRFVRPLRQPRRFVEAIETLRGAALGVMRVERIELVVNDWYMSSASLRQVEMLDL is encoded by the coding sequence ATGCACACCGATCCCGCACCGCACGCGCTCCAGTCCCATTACGACGCCATCTGGGAGCGCAGCCGCGCCGCCATCGGCACCGGCGACATCGACTGCGACGCGCGCCTGCTGCAAGGCCCCGACCCGCGCCGCGGCCTGACCCTGATCGCACGCCCAGGCGCCGCGCTGGCGGGCCGCTTCACCCACCTGCTGGAACGCCTGGACGCGCTCGAACCGGGCCAATACCTGCATCCGGCCGTCGACCTGCACGTGACCGTGCTGTCGCTGTTCACGGTGGGCGACGATTTCCAGCCGCAGTTGGCGCGCCTGGACGATTACCGCGACGCGGTACGCTGCGCGGTGCATGGCCTGCCGGCCTTCGAGATCGATTTTCGCGGCGTGACGGCGTCGCGCGGCGCGGTGCTGGCACAGGGCTATCCGCACGGCGACACGCTGGCCACGTTGCGCGACCGCCTGCGCGCCGAGCTGCGCGCACGCGCACTGGACGCGTCGCTCGACCGGCGCTACCGCCTGGTGACGGCGCATGCGACGCTGCTGCGCTTCGTGCGGCCCCTGCGGCAGCCGCGGCGCTTCGTCGAAGCGATCGAGACGCTACGTGGTGCAGCGCTGGGCGTCATGCGCGTGGAGCGGATCGAACTGGTGGTGAATGACTGGTACATGAGCAGTGCCTCGCTACGGCAGGTAGAGATGCTGGATCTGTAG